One Aegilops tauschii subsp. strangulata cultivar AL8/78 chromosome 7, Aet v6.0, whole genome shotgun sequence genomic window carries:
- the LOC109769518 gene encoding G-type lectin S-receptor-like serine/threonine-protein kinase At2g19130, which yields MAGSTSGSGTRTSPARPSSGSWRNSEDPAPGMFTDMIDPNGTSEFFWTGEVFERLPDATGSITSYEETPAYRRLTNVITDNTTITRLVLDLTGQAKLYIWGSQLPCRSPSGFAPVSEEDWKLRDWRGGSNLSSPLTCTHNGSTKDGFLALSGMKLPDESLAVAVAQSKAECESTCQRNCSCQAYAFSAG from the exons ATGGCAGGTTCTACCTCGGGATCTGGTACAAGAACATCCCCGGCCAGACCGTCATCTGGGTCGTGGCGGAACTCCGAAGACCCCGCGCCGGGGATGTTCACCGACATGATAGACCCCAACGGCACCAGTGAGTTCTTCTGGACAGGGGAAGTCTTCGAGAGGCTGCCGGACGCGACGGGGAGCATCACGTCGTACGAGGAGACACCGGCGTATCGGCGACTCACCAACGTCATCACGGACAACACGACCATCACGCGCTTGGTGCTCGATCTCACCGGCCAAGCGAAGCTGTACATCTGG GGGAGCCAGCTGCCGTGTCGGTCTCCATCCGGGTTCGCTCCGGTGTCGGAGGAGGACTGGAAGCTCCGTGACTGGAGAGGTGGCTCCAACCTTAGCTCGCCGCTCACGTGCACGCACAACGGGTCGACGAAGGACGGGTTCTTAGCGCTGTCGGGCATGAAGCTCCCTGACGAGTCGCTCGCCGTGGCCGTTGCCCAGAGCAAAGCAGAGTGTGAATCGACTTGCCAAAGGAACTGCTCTTGCCAGGCCTACGCCTTCTCCGCCGGCTGA
- the LOC109769519 gene encoding G-type lectin S-receptor-like serine/threonine-protein kinase At2g19130 produces MWLIMATFVALASCFAPAPGAAATVSAPRPLRGNHTLVSAQGKFELGLFSPAGSLGDRFYLGIWYKNIPVQTVVWVGNRATPLSAVASAELRVSAADGNLELVGPTGASALPVVVWSSNLSSSSMSSSPGRNTAEIRDNGNLVLVDGDNSSNVLWQSFDHPADTLVPEAWVGENKLTGEYQALTSWRNAQDPAPGMFYNTVDPNGTSEFFLMWNKSRTYFRSGIWTGRIFATATEATRTMLYNTTYVETPAYRRLTNVVYDNATITRIVLDLTGQVKVYVWVHARQSWQPFWTAPAVQCDVYALCGAFGVCDQRSQLPCRCPPGFAPVSEGDWALSDWSSGCRRRSPLMCAHNRSTTDGFLALTDVKLPDDSLAVATAQSKAQCESTCQSNCSCQAYAFSAGGGGCTVWHGEIRNLEQLYADSGVSGSELHLRLSEAGLQDLGVSGTDGKKRGRTLWLVLGIPLAGVAAFGVSVILAWRILLARRRRLANEKGSSLVVYSYGDLRAATKNFSEWLGGGGFGSVYRGVLKQQKRDNTTQLQVAVKKLESLGQQGDKQFRTEVSTLGCIQHVNLVRLLGFYSSDVEKMLVYEYMPRGSLDRSLFGGGATLTWPERYCIMVGVARGLAYLHHGCHECIIHCDIKPENILLDNDMSPRIADFGMAKLVGRDFSRALTTMRGTIGYLAPEWISGQPISAKADVYSFGMVLFELISGRRNSDGYSEVEAIGSWSSDSWTFFPVWAAGKVVEGEVAAVADPRLRGNVRPEEVERACWVACWCIQDQEAQRPTMAQVVQALEGAVQVNAPPVPRALQHLVTLT; encoded by the coding sequence ATGTGGTTGATCATGGCCACCTTCGTGGCCCTTGCTTCGTGCTTCGCCCCTGCTCCTGGTGCAGCGGCGACAGTCTCGGCGCCGCGTCCGCTGCGTGGCAACCACACGCTGGTTTCGGCACAGGGCAAGTTCGAGCTCGGCCTGTTCAGCCCTGCCGGCAGCCTCGGCGACAGGTTCTACCTCGGGATCTGGTACAAGAACATCCCCGTCCAGACCGTTGTCTGGGTGGGCAACCGCGCGACTCCCCTCTCTGCCGTCGCCTCCGCCGAGCTCCGGGTGTCCGCCGCCGACGGCAACCTTGAGCTCGTCGGTCCCACCGGAGCCTCTGCCTTGCCGGTGGTCGTGTGGTCTTCGAACCTGTCTTCTTCGTCTATGTCTTCATCGCCCGGCAGGAACACAGCGGAGATCCGCGACAACGGCAACCTTGTCCTTGTTGACGGCGACAACTCCTCCAATGTGTTGTGGCAGAGCTTCGACCATCCAGCGGACACGCTGGTGCCCGAAGCGTGGGTCGGGGAGAACAAGCTCACCGGCGAGTATCAGGCGCTGACGTCGTGGCGGAACGCTCAAGACCCCGCGCCGGGGATGTTCTACAACACGGTGGACCCCAACGGCACCAGCGAATTCTTCTTGATGTGGAACAAGTCCCGCACGTACTTTCGGAGCGGCATCTGGACGGGGCGCATCTTCGCAACCGCGACGGAGGCGACGAGGACCATGCTCTACAACACGACGTACGTCGAGACGCCGGCGTACCGGCGCCTCACCAACGTCGTCTACGACAACGCGACCATCACGCGCATCGTGCTCGATCTCACCGGCCAGGTGAAGGTGTACGTGTGGGTGCACGCGAGGCAGAGCTGGCAACCCTTCTGGACTGCACCCGCCGTGCAGTGCGACGTGTACGCGCTCTGCGGCGCGTTCGGCGTCTGCGATCAGAGGAGCCAGCTGCCATGCCGGTGCCCGCCCGGGTTCGCTCCGGTGTCGGAGGGGGACTGGGCGCTTAGCGATTGGAGCAGTGGCTGCCGACGGAGATCGCCGCTCATGTGCGCGCACAACAGATCCACGACAGACGGGTTCCTAGCGCTGACGGATGTGAAGCTCCCCGACGACTCACTCGCCGTGGCCACCGCCCAGAGCAAAGCACAGTGCGAATCGACTTGCCAAAGCAACTGCTCTTGCCAGGCCTACGCCTTCTCTGCCGGGGGCGGGGGATGTACTGTCTGGCACGGAGAGATCCGCAACCTTGAGCAGCTCTACGCTGATTCCGGCGTCTCTGGCTCAGAGCTCCATCTCCGGCTTTCAGAAGCAGGATTGCAAGATCTTGGCGTCTCCGGCACAGACGGGAAGAAACGGGGGAGAACATTATGGCTTGTTCTTGGCATCCCATTGGCTGGTGTTGCAGCATTCGGCGTGTCGGTAATACTGGCCTGGAGGATTCTCCTTGCTAGGAGAAGACGACTAGCAAACGAGAAGGGATCCTCCTTGGTCGTGTACAGTTATGGCGACCTCCGTGCCGCCACGAAGAACTTCTCGGAGTGGCTGGGCGGCGGCGGTTTTGGCTCGGTGTACCGCGGCGTCCTGAAGCAGCAGAAGAGAGACAACACAACCCAGCTCCAGGTGGCAGTCAAGAAGCTGGAGAGCCTTGGGCAGCAGGGCGACAAGCAGTTCCGGACAGAGGTGAGCACGTTGGGCTGCATCCAGCACGTGAACCTCGTCCGGCTCCTTGGGTTCTACTCGTCGGACGTCGAGAAGATGCTCGTGTACGAGTACATGCCTAGGGGCTCCCTCGACCGCTCCCTCTTTGGCGGGGGCGCAACCCTGACCTGGCCCGAACGGTACTGCATCATGGTTGGCGTGGCGAGAGGGTTGGCATACCTGCACCACGGTTGTCATGAGTGCATCATACACTGCGACATCAAGCCGGAGAACATCCTTTTGGACAATGACATGTCCCCGAGGATCGCCGACTTCGGGATGGCGAAGCTGGTGGGGAGGGACTTTAGCCGCGCGCTGACGACGATGCGGGGCACCATCGGGTACCTGGCGCCGGAGTGGATCTCCGGGCAGCCCATCAGCGCTAAGGCGGACGTGTACAGCTTCGGGATGGTGCTATTCGAGCTCATCTCGGGCCGACGAAACTCCGACGGATACAGCGAGGTGGAGGCGATAGGGAGCTGGAGCAGTGATTCGTGGACCTTCTTCCCCGTATGGGCTGCGGGGAAGGTGGTGGAAGGGGAGGTGGCCGCCGTGGCAGACCCGCGGCTGCGCGGCAACGTGAGGCCGGAGGAGGTGGAGCGGGCGTGCTGGGTGGCGTGTTGGTGCATCCAGGACCAGGAGGCGCAGCGGCCGACCATGGCGCAGGTTGTGCAGGCGCTGGAGGGCGCCGTTCAGGTCAACGCGCCGCCGGTGCCGCGGGCGCTGCAGCACCTCGTCACGCTGACGTAA